CCCAAAAGCCGAGAAAACAGCGTGGAGAACTTTTGCACCGTGGAATGAAGacgcaccgacacacacacacacacacacacacacacacacacacacacacacacacacacacacacacacacacacacacacacacacacacacactcgtccaTCTGTCTGTAAATACGTAACTGACATATGTCATAAAAGCTTTCtactgttttggtttgtttggttcagctgtggtttttttTGGCCTTTACGTATTTATTTGAacaattattttttcatttgattcatAAATGGATTGTTTTCATTATCGTATCTTCTCATAAAAACATGTGAAACATCTTCCCTTCATCCTCAGCGTATATCAGTTAGATTATGTTGGGGGAGGTTTAGTTTTTGCTGCCTTGAACTGAAAATAAATATGACTTGCATGAAAAAGTGCATCTTTAATCTGttctttatctgttttttcCTTTACTAATATGCTCTAAAGCTGACTCTTTTTAATAAggcttaaaaaatgttttagatCCAGTCTGAAGTGTCTCAGAAGCAGTTAGATGAATTGTGACAGGTTTTTATACAGAGTCAAACCTGAAGCACAGGGCACAGTGTTGCAGGGAAGCGCAGAGAAGAGGGAGCGACGAGTCCAGCGATGCCCTTCCCTGTTTCCTGTTGGAGCCGTAGCTTGAGGCCAGTTAATGCTTTTCATGTTCACGCtttcacagcagctcagtgcatcACATGTAGCTGAGAAACAGTGATGAACAGGCCAAAGTGCTTCCTGGTCCCTCTGGTTCACAGCCAGTGAAGAGAAGCAGCCCGTCAAACAGCCAAGCTGCTGCACTGCACTGTACCAACCCACCACAGTGTTAATCAGTGACGCAAACGTTTTCCTATTTGTTTTAATCCAATTTGTTCCAGAGGGAAACTCTAGCTTTCGTAGTGGCTGTTCATCGCTCAGTATCATAATTAAACAGGCTAATGCCGAGCTCACACATGCAGGTTTGCCTGTGACCCCTCTGCATTTACAGGCTGCGGAGCCCTAATCTCTTCCATACTATACAGCTGTGGGTGCTCGTTGTgaatgaatatactgtacagctctTAATGGGATTATCCCACAAGCCTCAGTGCTCTCATTCCCCCTGACATCCTTCTAACGGGGCTCGCTTTTGATCTTCTCCTTACATAGAATTAATCTCAAACCTGCTCAACCACGATGATTCAATTAAACAGCGgatgtcgttttttttttttttttttgcttgatgTGTTGCATTTTTTGGTCATTGTTAGAGAATGAAATGCACTTCGGAACCCATTTGGAGCGATGAAGTCTGAGTATTTCGCTATAGCAGAATTTGCAGTGATCCGTGATGGTGAACTGGAAGAAGTTTGTCACTTGCTGGGCCAGGAGTGGTGACAAGTCCGTGCAGCTGAGAGGTGACGCCGAATAAAGTGAGACAGGCCTTGGTTATTAATAACACTGAAGTACGGAGGGAGgacattatgtttatttaagaCATTATTCACACTGGACTTAGTGTGAACTGGTGaactctctgtgtttctgtagcCGTAGTTTGTTTTGGTGAATAGAAATTATTAgatatgtgtttgtcttttacacttCACACTTGTACAGTTATGTCACAGCCTGAGGTGGAACATCTGACATAACTTTCACCTTTTAAAACCTTAATCTCTGTGTCAGTATGAATATTCACAATCAGCAGCGAGACATCTTTGGCAAAAGGTAAAAGCGATGACGAAGACAGAAAGAATGGCCCCTGGCAGAGCTCATTAAGCACCACATCTATAAAAAACGACGAAACCTATATGCAAAGATCATTGTACAGCATAAATAGAACGCCACAGTCACCACGCCTGATTGTCAGGATTGCAGCATGCATATGTTTATCAGTTAAagagacagaggacagagatCGCATcctaattcaattaaatttgaCTTAAACTTCACAGCTACAGTGTTGTTTTAGTTAAACTCTTATAAGAAGTAGTATTTGTCAATCGTCAAACATTTGCAGTGTTAAATAAGAGCCACAAGACGTCTAAAGCTGGAAGTGTTACTGTAGTGGCTTTGACAGTTTTTTCATAACATGTGGCATAAAGTATGTACAATATGTGAtggaaaaagtgtcatagttCAAGTTCAAAGAAATGTTACATGTTAGTTTGGTTTCGGGTTTTTGGTATTTGTTAAAATTGTTTGCTATTTGTTGCCTTTTcatttttgatttgttgtgttttggtttattttgttttacacgccacacacattcacattttcaTACGCACCTTCAGTGGGACTTGAACCAACGACTTTACTTCTTGGTTGGTAGTGGCAGCACAGATCACTCTAAACAATATCAATAAGGTGGGATTTAAACCCCCAATCTCAAAAATTACTGAACCTCAAGACCAAAAATATCCTCATACTGAAAAAATTACACTGCATCTATAGTATTGTAGATGTCATAGTATTTATGTGGTGAAAACACGCCATAATAAAATAGATTGTCAAAAACCCACCTTACACTGTATGTGTATAAAAATCAGCACTGCCTCTGAAGGGTTCTAATAACCAATGTGGTCCCTGAGCACAGCACAGAGCTGTGGCGCTGCTCAGTGGTCATATGCACAGGACAGGTCCAGATCTGAGCACAGGGACCAGGATCTACTCCCATTCAACAATAACTCATGTTTAGGCCGTTCATGTTTGCTGAACATACTGACGATAGACTGTACATGATCAGGGACATGAGTGATCCTCAGGGTTTTCACTGTTCCCACGCTGAAAATCCAATTTTACCCGACACTGAAAATGACCTCATTCAAATAATAACTGCAGAGAAGCCCTACTCGTAAAGACACGGATTCTGGGCTGAGTGTAGGAACTGTAATAGCATTAATAGACCTACGTCATTAATCTGCTGCCAGAAAAGGAAGAGTGACTCAGAAAGATTTAAAAGGACTATTCACCCATATAATTAAAAGCCTAATTTCCCATGGCAGGATgcctttatttataaagcacgaCCCACACGTCTTCCCATCTACACATTGAAACAATACGACGGCGTCAAGCAGCCACCTCTGCCTGTCCTGTGTGTCTGGTGTCCAACAGTAATGAGCTTGGCCTTCTACTCCTGGATTAATGGCCTGGGATAAAACACAGGCCAAGTCTGAGTGACAGGTCAACCACTAGCGGCACCCTCACAGACGTCTCTTTTCTATTTGTAGCCTCACTCCCTTTGTCAGCCTGTATTAGATGTTAAATCATCTCCATCTTCTTCACCCTCATGTTCTTTGTTAAATACTGTATAGTGAGATATTCTTGATTGATCCAGTGTAGTTCATTCTGaatgagcagaaagaaaaagaaagattcAAATAACGTTCAGGAACTTCATCATAGAGTTTATTGTGTTTAGAGTCGTTGTACACGTTAGGACAGCACTACTCTCTCCATACACTGCCTGTCTCATGACTATCGGCCTAAATACCGGAGGCTGGAGCACCTGCTCTACTCCAGGGTTCCCAGCAGAGACGTTCACTTCCTGAACTGAGGGATGGGGGAGGGGATCTTGACGTCTTGGCCCCTCTCCAACCTCTTCTCACACTCAATTAGGTAGTTGACACCATCAATCACTAATTGCACCAGCTCCACCTGTGGATACATAGTAATTAGTGTCACAGATCCCGGTTAATGTGTTCAGTGCGTTTTCACACATGATATTATTAATCGGTTTAGCGGCGCTCCCTGAGATGAGGTCCAATAATGGCCCTGAACACTTCCTTATCACGTTTGATTGGTGGAGCCAGTCGGTTCCCAGCCTGTGTGTTGAGGAAAACAGCCCTGGACTGGCTCAAGCCTGCCTGGATTACAGATTAAAGAACAGCGGGGCGTGCGGATATTCGCGCCCGTTGGGATGCTGCTCTCCTCTGACGTCCTCTGTCTGCGTTTGCTGCTCATTTCTGCCATTTACCTCTGACTTGCCCAGACGGTCGAGGTTGGAAACGTCAAAGACGTCTCCGGTAGCGGCGGTGTCGACCCCCCCCGTGCCTCTCTTCTGTAACCGCAGGTTTTCCAGGATCTTTTTGAAGCGGGGATCCTGGATCGTacacgtcacacacacgcagtaagTCAATTTTTGAACATACTATGCGCTGCCGCTGCGCCTCCAGTGCTTTTGCCTCACCCTGTTGAGAAGGGGCAGGCGAATGTGCACGCCAGCCCTGAGCCCGGTGCCGAGGTTGGAGGGACAGGTGAGGATGTAGCCCAGACGCTCGTTCCACATGAACTCCCAGCCTCTCTCCTGAATCAGATGCTCCACCTACACGTTATGAATAATGACGTCAGGTCAGGAGGATTCACTGCCGTCAGAAGCCACAGGGACACTGCCTTGCCTGTTTTAGACCCCTGCAGAACCTCTCAAACACTCTCTTCatgtttcctcctttctccatGGATATGATCCTGGTGTGATCCTCCTCGTTGACCCAAATCAAAAAGTTCTTCTCATTGTTGTGCCTGAGAGTtggacagacagagcagacaaacTTCAGCTGATGCAGTTCATCAAGCAGGTTTTTTCAGTCTGCagatatatgtataaatatagaGTGTTTTATCCATTCATTCAGATTTACGTTTGAAAGCATACGTTTCATGAAACAAGATAGATCAAGGGAACCACTGGTGATGTCAGTCAAACCAAACCTTGAACCTCAGGGGCAAAGCTTTGCTTCTAGGAGCTACGGCTAAACTATGAGGTGACTGCAggtctgctgcttctctcagcTACAGAATCAGCAGGACTGCTTttacttcttcttctactcTTACCAGATCCCACGGGCATCAGGCCAATCTCTGGCCATCCCAGCTGCCGTGAGCAGGGGTGACACTGGTTTATCAAACAGGAAATGCTCCTGATTGGCCAGTAAGGGAACAGAGGAACCAAGTGGACATTAGATACAGTGGGTAATAACAAAGAGAACAGAAGCCACGCCTTTTCCTGCACGTGTGCGTGGTTTAAGCACTAACgtcaatgagctgctgctgctccctgtcgGACATGTCCCCCAGGCTGTAGTAGCGTCCAGACAGGTCCCCTTTGAGGCCGGACAGGGCCGTGACAACCACGCGCTCCACCTCGCGGCGCTCCGAGCGCGTGCATGCGGGGGGGAGGCTCAGCCCGCGGATGCTGCGGCCGGTGCGGACGCGGGACGACAGCACGTAGCGCTCGTCGAACATTCCCGAGGTGATCTGGAGAGGAGAGGGCGCACGGACAGCGTTTGTAGGGACGCGCTCGCCTCGACAAGACCGCGTGGCGCGAAGAGAGAGGGGCTGGGACCTTGGAGGCGTCCAGGTCGGTGGGGTGCTTCATTATGCGGGGGTCGTAGCCGTTGTGTCGGTCCTTGATGACTGGGTCAAAGAGCTCAGCAAACACCTGACGGGGAAGAGAAGAggcttcatcttcctcatcttaGGACTGAACAACAACCAATCACCGCCACCAACCTCGTAGCTCTCCTCATCTCCAGCCACCATGCCCACAGTCTTGATGAAGGGGTGCCCAGGGTTGTCCACCCCAGTCTGGATGCATTGGTCCAGGGTCCAGTTTTTGGGGGTGGTCTTGTCTCTCAGGCGGGCGTAAATGGCTGGAGTCAGGGATGCTGCCATGCAGTTATTGTGCTTCCTCAAGTCAGGGAAGTCAGCGCTGTAGGGACATACAGACAATCCACTGATCAGTCAGACGTTTGTTGGTAAAGACCGAGAGAACACTGCACATGTCCACGTACCTGGGAGGATAGAGCCTCTGCCGCTCAGCAGCAGtcgcagcagcggcggcagcgctgTCGCTGAGCAGGTATCCGGCTGCCAGCGAGCCAGCGCCCACGCTGGCCAAAATCATGGCCGTGTTACGGCCGCGCA
Above is a window of Betta splendens chromosome 9, fBetSpl5.4, whole genome shotgun sequence DNA encoding:
- the LOC114862877 gene encoding creatine kinase U-type, mitochondrial-like; its protein translation is MATSFTRMMRGRNTAMILASVGAGSLAAGYLLSDSAAAAAATAAERQRLYPPSADFPDLRKHNNCMAASLTPAIYARLRDKTTPKNWTLDQCIQTGVDNPGHPFIKTVGMVAGDEESYEVFAELFDPVIKDRHNGYDPRIMKHPTDLDASKITSGMFDERYVLSSRVRTGRSIRGLSLPPACTRSERREVERVVVTALSGLKGDLSGRYYSLGDMSDREQQQLIDEHFLFDKPVSPLLTAAGMARDWPDARGIWHNNEKNFLIWVNEEDHTRIISMEKGGNMKRVFERFCRGLKQVEHLIQERGWEFMWNERLGYILTCPSNLGTGLRAGVHIRLPLLNRDPRFKKILENLRLQKRGTGGVDTAATGDVFDVSNLDRLGKSEVELVQLVIDGVNYLIECEKRLERGQDVKIPSPIPQFRK